The window ATGCGTCCCCACATGTCCGGATCTATGGCTTTGTAGAGGTGCAGGCTGGCGATGGCCGGCGAGATGAACGGACTGGCCACGCGCTGACTGTCGAGCGGCACGCCGGCCCGGTAGAAAAGGTCGTACAGCCGGTTGTAGGGCCAGCCGAAACGTCCGTTCGCCGTCCAGATGTCGGTCGTCAGCCAGTCGTAGAGCGGGTAGGCGTTGCAGATGCCCTTGCCGGTCCGCTGGCGTATCCACCGTTTGTCCGAGAAGCGGTGGTGGTTGCGGTCGCTGTATATCGTGCGCCAGCGGTTGAAGCTCTCCTGCGTGCGGATGCCGATCAGACAGCACGTGCGCGCCGCGCCGCTGCGTGCGTGGAGCCATTCGGCGAAGCGGTTCTGGAATTCGTAGTCCCACATTTCGTCGGTGAAGAACGGGAAGTCGCGCCGTGTGAGAGATCCTTCGGGCATCTCCCGCACCCAAATGTCCCGCTTCGACTCCTCCCACGGCCGCCAGTACTGCCGGAACATCGAGGTGCAGGTCTGGACCTTGAACGGCACGCAGACCCGGTAGACATCGAGAATGTCGGCGTTCGCGGCCAGCGTCCGGTCCACGTAGTCGAGCGTGTCGCGGTACTGGATTTCGTAATCCATGTGGAATACGCCGATCCGGCGGCGCAGTCCGTGACGCCGAATGTAGTCGATGCAGAGGTTGAGCAGCACGCCGCTGTCCTTGCCGCCGGAAAAGGAGACGTAGATGTTGTCGAAAAGGTCGAAGACCGTTTTCAACCGCCGCTGTGTCCGCTCGTAGACGTTCATGGCTGCCGTTTTTTCCCGTATTGCATCGTCACGTACTGCGTCCACTCCTTCGTGGGGACGAAGCCCTCGGTGCGGAACACCTCGGCGTGGCGGAGCAACGTCACGGAACGTATCGTATAGTCGCGGTGGTAGTATCGGATGATTTCGCGCAGGAAGCGCGACAGCAGCTGCGGATCGTCGCCCGAAACGTAGTAGTTGTTGATCTTGGCCACTCCGCCGTCGGTGATCTCCACGGGCATGAACCCGAAGACGGTCTCGCCTTCCCACGCGACGAACCACGTATGCGCACGCGAGGTCCAGAACGGATAGTTACTGTTCTGGCGCAGCACGCTGCGTCGCATGACCAGCGGAGCGACGAGTGTATAAAGGCGGGGCGAAGTGCCGTCCAGTTTCTCGATTGTCATATCCGAAAGGTTATAAAACGACCGAATGTTATATGTCTGGGACCGAATGTATTAAATACGCATTCGATCTTTACAAAGATACGGAATATCGGTCGTTTTCTCAAATTTTCCGGTTCGAAGCGTGTGCCGCCGGGGCTTCGATGGCCTCCTTCCGAAGCGGAACAGAGGCTGGCGACGCCGAACCGGTCCGCGGTATCGGGGCGGAGGGCCGGAGCTTTCCACATCCGGAGTGTGGAGTTTTTCCACACTCTTGTAGAGCTCTTCCACACGCTGCGGAGAAAGTTCCCCGCAGCAGGACTTTGATTTTCAGTCGATTCGCCGCTTCGTTCCTGCTTTGGCATCCCGATTGAGCCGGGTCCGGACAAACTCAAATCCGATTTATGAAAAGATGCTACTCCTCTCTTGCGGGCAGGCGGACATGCGTCCTCCTGCTCTTGTTGTGCTGTCTTTCCGCGTCGGCGCGTGCGGATGAGAAACCCGCGGCCGCCACGGCCGTCGAGGCGGCGCGGCCTGCCGAACGCACCGTTTCCGGCAAGGTGACGGACGAACACGGCAATCCGTTGATCGGCGCCACCATTGTCGTCAAGGATGCTCCGACCGTGAGCGGTACGATCACCGGTCCGGACGGCTCCTTCTCGCTGACGGTGCCCGCACGTTCGACCCTGCTCATCACCTACGTCGGCTACAAGAGCCTGACACTCCCGGTGCTGAACCGCGATGAATTGAAGATCGTCCTCGAAGAAGAGGCCGAACAGCTGGACAACGTGGTCGTCGTGGGGTACGGAACGCAGTCGAAATCGGATCTGACGGGCTCCATCGCTTCCGTGAAAGCGGATGATTTCAAGGACGTTCCGGCCCGTTCCGTGGCCGAGGCTTTGCAGGGCAAGGTGGCCGGCGTGATGGTCTCGAAGACCAGCGGCAAGCCGGGC of the Alistipes senegalensis JC50 genome contains:
- a CDS encoding DUF3440 domain-containing protein; translation: MNVYERTQRRLKTVFDLFDNIYVSFSGGKDSGVLLNLCIDYIRRHGLRRRIGVFHMDYEIQYRDTLDYVDRTLAANADILDVYRVCVPFKVQTCTSMFRQYWRPWEESKRDIWVREMPEGSLTRRDFPFFTDEMWDYEFQNRFAEWLHARSGAARTCCLIGIRTQESFNRWRTIYSDRNHHRFSDKRWIRQRTGKGICNAYPLYDWLTTDIWTANGRFGWPYNRLYDLFYRAGVPLDSQRVASPFISPAIASLHLYKAIDPDMWGRMVGRVDGANFAALYGRTTAVGWQSVRLPKGMTWERYMHFLLSTLPEPTRRNYLEKLSVSIRFWREKGGCLSEETIARLQKAGIRIEVGDKSAYRTDKRPVRMEYLDDTDLPEFSQLPTFKRICICILKNDHACKYMGFSPNKSETQRRRKIMEKYESLLRTSDREELPEPCL